One stretch of Lacimicrobium alkaliphilum DNA includes these proteins:
- a CDS encoding dipeptide epimerase — MKITDIKFAMLRVPLNTPFKTALRTVDSIEDVVVIIETDTGHIGYGEAPATAVITGDTHGSIIEAIKTMIKPKLIGEEIENLNRITHLIQGSIVKNYSAKAAVEIAVYDLFAQLYKAPLYKILGGGEPTLSTDITISVDYIDKMVQDSIEAVNKGFETLKIKVGKDIGVDIERVKAIYAAVEGKALLRLDANQGWTAKEAVYALTRLEDAGVRLELVEQPVKGHDLEGMKYITERVHTPVMADESTFGPKEVIELIRMRAADIINIKLMKTGGISNAIRIADIAETYDIQCMIGCMLETSISVSAAVHLAVAKSHVITKVDLDGPSLCAFDPVTGSVKFKGSDIIIEDKPGIGIESIKGLEMLE, encoded by the coding sequence ATGAAAATCACCGATATAAAATTCGCCATGCTCAGAGTGCCGCTTAATACGCCATTTAAGACGGCCCTGCGCACGGTAGACAGCATAGAAGACGTGGTGGTCATAATCGAAACAGACACCGGCCATATCGGCTATGGAGAGGCGCCGGCGACGGCTGTGATTACCGGTGATACCCATGGCTCCATTATTGAAGCCATTAAAACCATGATTAAACCCAAGCTGATTGGTGAGGAGATTGAAAACCTTAATCGCATCACGCATCTGATCCAGGGTTCGATTGTTAAAAATTACAGTGCCAAGGCAGCCGTAGAAATTGCCGTTTACGATCTCTTTGCACAGCTCTACAAGGCCCCCCTGTATAAAATACTCGGTGGCGGTGAGCCAACCCTCAGTACCGACATTACCATCAGTGTCGACTACATAGACAAAATGGTGCAGGACAGCATAGAGGCAGTCAACAAGGGTTTCGAGACCCTGAAAATCAAAGTCGGTAAAGACATAGGCGTCGATATCGAACGGGTTAAAGCCATTTATGCGGCAGTAGAAGGCAAAGCCCTGTTACGGCTGGATGCCAATCAGGGCTGGACGGCTAAAGAAGCCGTTTATGCCCTGACCCGTCTCGAAGACGCCGGTGTGCGTCTGGAACTGGTTGAACAACCGGTTAAAGGCCATGATCTCGAAGGCATGAAATACATTACCGAGCGGGTACATACCCCAGTGATGGCTGATGAGAGCACCTTCGGCCCTAAAGAAGTTATTGAGCTTATTCGCATGCGGGCCGCCGACATTATCAATATCAAGCTGATGAAAACCGGCGGCATCAGTAACGCCATTCGTATCGCCGATATCGCCGAAACCTATGATATTCAGTGTATGATTGGCTGCATGCTGGAAACCAGCATCAGCGTCAGTGCGGCAGTGCATCTGGCCGTTGCCAAATCCCATGTGATCACCAAAGTGGATCTGGATGGCCCATCCTTATGTGCCTTTGACCCGGTAACAGGCAGCGTTAAATTTAAGGGTTCAGATATCATTATCGAAGATAAGCCAGGGATAGGTATCGAGAGCATCAAAGGGCTGGAGATGCTGGAGTAA
- a CDS encoding NlpC/P60 family protein yields MKLSSLLLITTTLLLSGWPNALSAMITDVPEISARHLDAQYWIDKTDHADTPLLTPKAIEHLNQNTFKQQSELVQLAELPAQYAKSQLLEMINKVSSVPAYERFFADGRQLSEKDYTRYRNNMNLDGLKQSNTLRYALVTNRTTMRRFPSHDKAYNAEMDPDIDRFIETGLFPGDALAVLHQSKDGKWLLAQAYHYLAWIPAEDVAIGSKAQVLGFRQTESFVVVTGAKVFTNYNPELPQLSEKQLDMGVRLPLLDNHQVDHSLYGQNPYTSYVVSLPYREDDGSLSIKPALISKNQDISTGYLPFTRENIIRQGFKFLGERYGWGHDYNARDCTGFVSEVYRTFGILMPRNSGQQGKGQYGINQHFDANAAEQDKLAAITNMDVGDLAYIPGHVVMYLGNDNGKPYVIHDVHGMSYLDKDENYYKGILNGVSVTPLLPMRLSESSSYVDKIYTIKSIR; encoded by the coding sequence ATGAAATTATCGTCTTTACTGCTTATCACCACGACATTGTTGTTATCAGGCTGGCCAAACGCCCTGTCAGCCATGATTACGGATGTACCGGAAATCTCTGCCCGGCATCTTGATGCCCAATACTGGATTGATAAAACAGACCACGCCGATACCCCTTTGCTGACACCAAAAGCAATAGAACATCTCAATCAGAATACCTTCAAACAGCAGAGTGAGCTGGTTCAATTAGCTGAGTTGCCGGCACAATACGCCAAATCGCAGTTGCTTGAGATGATCAACAAGGTCAGTTCAGTGCCGGCCTATGAGCGCTTTTTTGCAGATGGCCGCCAACTTAGCGAGAAAGACTATACCCGCTATCGGAATAATATGAATCTGGACGGATTAAAGCAGAGTAATACCCTTCGTTATGCTCTGGTCACCAACCGCACCACCATGCGCCGATTCCCCTCACATGACAAAGCCTATAATGCTGAAATGGATCCGGACATCGACCGCTTTATCGAAACCGGTCTGTTTCCCGGCGATGCGTTGGCCGTTTTGCATCAGAGCAAAGACGGCAAGTGGTTATTGGCTCAGGCCTATCACTACCTGGCCTGGATTCCGGCTGAGGATGTCGCCATTGGCAGCAAAGCGCAAGTGCTTGGCTTTCGCCAGACAGAATCGTTTGTGGTGGTAACAGGTGCTAAAGTGTTCACTAACTACAACCCCGAGCTGCCACAACTTTCCGAAAAGCAACTGGATATGGGTGTGCGTTTACCCTTACTCGACAACCATCAGGTTGACCACAGTCTCTACGGCCAGAACCCCTATACCAGCTATGTAGTCAGTCTGCCTTATCGTGAAGATGATGGCAGCCTGAGTATAAAACCGGCACTCATCAGCAAAAATCAGGATATCAGCACAGGTTATCTGCCCTTTACCCGCGAGAATATTATTCGTCAGGGTTTTAAATTTCTCGGTGAACGTTATGGCTGGGGTCATGACTATAATGCCCGCGACTGTACCGGATTTGTTTCTGAGGTATACAGGACCTTTGGTATATTGATGCCAAGAAATTCGGGCCAGCAAGGCAAAGGCCAGTATGGAATTAATCAGCACTTTGATGCTAATGCCGCTGAACAGGATAAGTTAGCCGCAATTACGAATATGGATGTTGGCGATCTTGCCTATATTCCCGGCCACGTGGTGATGTATTTAGGGAACGACAATGGAAAGCCCTATGTTATCCATGATGTGCATGGCATGTCTTATCTGGATAAAGATGAAAATTACTACAAGGGCATACTCAATGGCGTGTCCGTTACTCCGCTTTTACCCATGCGCTTGTCGGAATCAAGCAGCTATGTGGATAAAATTTACACTATCAAGTCTATTCGCTAA
- a CDS encoding Na+/H+ antiporter NhaC family protein, with translation MSDWLTLLPPALAIIVVFWRKEVILALLVALFSSELLLMLQGQTGFASSVLQSPFQTVERIISVLSSPGNSRLLVFSLMVGALLAYMRHSGGVTALVEKMINKGVAKNQRQVGLLSFFTGVVVFIESNLSVLTAGILSRGLYDKFKMSRARLAYVIDSTSAPICILILLNGWGAYVLGLLGTYPTEQSAVSILVGTIALNFYALITLAIVLFTIITGKVFGPMKESERVLSKSANHTEIDYKASKARYMVLPLMTMVVGMLGFMYWTGNGNLTDGDGSKSVLYATTLACMLAYVMMIGSKRFEHKELVKVGFEGMSELLPLVAILLFSLALGGSLRVLGTGDFISGIVAESLPLFIIPALLFLAGALISFTTGTSWGTFAILIPIGMPMVLNLGLPPSLVMAAILGGGVFGDHCSPISDTTAVSSLASGCDLLEHVKTQLPYALFSGGLTLVAYILVGMFWIGV, from the coding sequence TTGTCTGATTGGTTAACGCTCCTTCCCCCCGCTCTGGCCATTATCGTTGTCTTCTGGCGCAAAGAAGTCATCCTCGCGTTACTCGTGGCCCTGTTCAGCTCTGAATTATTACTGATGTTGCAGGGGCAGACCGGGTTTGCCTCCTCCGTGTTACAAAGTCCGTTTCAGACGGTAGAGCGCATTATTTCGGTGCTGAGCTCGCCAGGTAACAGTCGTCTGCTGGTATTTTCACTGATGGTAGGGGCATTGCTGGCCTATATGAGGCACTCTGGCGGGGTGACGGCGCTGGTAGAAAAAATGATCAACAAAGGTGTCGCCAAAAATCAGCGCCAGGTGGGACTGCTGTCTTTTTTCACCGGCGTGGTGGTCTTCATCGAGTCTAATCTGAGCGTACTGACAGCAGGCATTTTGTCCCGTGGTCTGTATGACAAGTTTAAAATGAGTCGCGCCCGTCTGGCCTATGTGATTGACAGTACCAGCGCACCTATTTGTATCCTGATTTTGCTCAATGGCTGGGGCGCCTATGTGCTGGGCCTGTTGGGAACCTATCCGACTGAACAAAGCGCGGTGTCGATTCTGGTCGGCACCATTGCGCTGAATTTCTATGCGCTGATCACTCTGGCCATCGTGCTGTTCACTATTATTACCGGTAAGGTATTCGGGCCGATGAAAGAGTCTGAGCGGGTATTGAGCAAATCTGCCAATCATACCGAAATTGACTATAAGGCGTCCAAAGCCCGCTATATGGTATTGCCATTGATGACAATGGTTGTCGGTATGCTCGGTTTTATGTACTGGACTGGTAATGGCAATCTGACCGATGGTGATGGCTCCAAATCAGTACTCTATGCCACCACACTGGCCTGCATGTTAGCTTACGTGATGATGATAGGTTCAAAGCGCTTTGAGCATAAAGAGCTGGTCAAAGTCGGCTTTGAGGGCATGAGTGAACTGCTGCCGCTGGTGGCAATACTGTTATTTTCACTGGCACTTGGCGGTAGCTTGCGGGTGTTAGGAACCGGAGACTTTATTTCCGGCATTGTCGCCGAATCATTGCCACTGTTTATTATTCCGGCTTTGTTGTTTCTGGCCGGTGCCCTGATTTCTTTTACCACAGGTACCTCCTGGGGCACCTTTGCCATCCTGATTCCGATTGGTATGCCAATGGTGCTCAATCTCGGTTTACCCCCGTCGCTGGTGATGGCGGCGATTCTTGGCGGTGGCGTATTTGGCGACCACTGTTCACCCATTTCCGATACCACTGCGGTGAGTAGTCTGGCCTCCGGTTGTGACTTACTCGAGCATGTTAAAACTCAGTTACCTTATGCCCTGTTCAGTGGCGGCCTGACTTTGGTGGCCTATATTCTGGTGGGCATGTTCTGGATAGGTGTATGA
- a CDS encoding carboxypeptidase regulatory-like domain-containing protein, translating into MKLKDIAFAKKRIVMAMRGALSAPVTTVSAAVLASSMIVAPAVAQQTSGITGKVTGDAVAGVTVTARGDAMPRPRSTTTKADGSFDLPALLPGNYELTFTAEDGTRSTMNVRVLLDQTANITVPLQARDPSVADTEVITITGSLIVRQGDSSLTNSLGDDVVTGVPVGQDYRDLLKLVPGVEFSQNSTRGPSAGGSGQDNKYGFDGVDVSLPLFGNLASEPSTHDVANVSMDRGGAKAVGFNRSGGFSINTTSKSGTNEFKGRVEYKLQNANFGSTPDVGVIRETDESWITANLGGPLIEDELFFYVSYYRPEEEGANTETRYGPAKDYRNVRDEYFGKLTWAPTDDLLFNASLRTSDRTIEGNSIGEFETDSVSVGGTSEQDIFTIDGSWLIDDFTTLSFSYNTFELVGGDAPDNQLSVTPTIGGSLDLANLDQMGYFNVPSLRDDEPGFNAGAQALINQYGYIGDDGNPAGGGGVGGYFQFNNQDFYRDTFELALDHEFEIGNAFHNLHVGFKYSEIEEDLSRFSNGWGSFEYIGGLEEAPDGTPIYYRSITERVSFGSGVDVAVPSISSSAKAYNLEINDTIEYQDFTFNVGVLISQDELYGQGLRPKSGTVSGYEQAPGHKYKMYTVDWQDMIQPRLGVSWEYEAGNTVFANFASYNPEASSLARAASWDRSALAQLDVYFDEDGNYIDSEPRGGSSGKVFADDLEPRRIDEITIGTTKAVSNNLFLRAHARHRKGTNFWEDMPNNARLYGTYGNSSVPDHIAAKGLYVDNLDAIRDEISGSSYVIAEVDGGETKYWELSLEAEWQGDRTYLNASYVWSHYYGNFDQDNTTTTNDANTFIGSSFYGDGPGRLPWDNRYGKLRGDKPHLFKAFGYYTTDWNANIGAYLVYQSGHPWEAWDATYYGYASTVSSTSRYGEPAGSRRTASHWQLDLNYTQDVRLTDTFTAQFRADLFNVFDRQTGYNPNPFVTSENFGESRNFYNPRRLQLSVAVEF; encoded by the coding sequence ATGAAACTCAAAGATATAGCTTTTGCTAAAAAGCGCATTGTAATGGCAATGCGTGGCGCACTCAGCGCGCCCGTTACAACAGTATCGGCTGCTGTGTTAGCGAGCTCGATGATCGTGGCTCCTGCCGTAGCCCAACAAACCAGTGGTATTACGGGCAAGGTAACCGGTGATGCCGTTGCCGGTGTAACCGTCACCGCTCGCGGTGATGCGATGCCTAGACCACGTTCTACTACTACCAAGGCTGACGGTAGCTTTGATTTACCGGCATTGTTACCGGGTAATTATGAACTGACTTTTACTGCGGAAGATGGCACCCGGAGTACGATGAATGTCCGGGTATTATTGGATCAGACCGCCAATATTACCGTTCCGCTGCAGGCTCGTGATCCTTCCGTGGCCGATACCGAAGTGATTACCATCACCGGCAGCCTGATTGTGCGTCAGGGGGACTCGTCCCTGACCAATTCATTAGGGGATGATGTGGTTACTGGCGTACCAGTAGGGCAGGATTATCGTGACCTTTTAAAACTGGTGCCTGGTGTGGAATTTTCTCAGAATTCTACACGTGGTCCGTCAGCTGGCGGTTCCGGTCAGGACAATAAATATGGCTTTGATGGTGTGGATGTTTCACTGCCGCTGTTTGGTAACCTGGCCTCTGAGCCATCCACCCATGATGTGGCGAATGTATCGATGGACCGCGGTGGCGCCAAAGCTGTGGGCTTTAACCGCTCAGGTGGTTTTTCGATTAATACCACGTCTAAGTCCGGTACCAACGAGTTTAAGGGCCGGGTGGAATACAAGTTACAAAACGCCAATTTCGGAAGTACGCCGGATGTTGGTGTAATTCGTGAAACTGACGAGAGCTGGATCACCGCCAACCTGGGTGGCCCGTTGATTGAAGATGAACTGTTCTTCTATGTATCCTATTACCGCCCGGAAGAAGAAGGCGCGAATACGGAAACCCGCTATGGGCCGGCCAAAGATTATCGTAATGTGCGCGATGAATATTTTGGTAAATTGACCTGGGCACCCACCGATGACCTGCTGTTTAATGCCAGTCTGCGTACTTCTGACAGAACTATTGAAGGAAATTCGATCGGCGAATTCGAAACTGACAGCGTTTCAGTTGGGGGAACATCAGAACAGGATATTTTCACCATTGATGGTTCCTGGCTGATTGACGATTTCACGACTCTGAGTTTCAGCTATAACACTTTTGAGCTGGTTGGAGGCGATGCGCCGGATAATCAGCTCAGTGTAACACCTACCATAGGTGGTTCGCTGGATCTGGCCAATCTCGACCAGATGGGTTACTTCAATGTTCCTTCGCTAAGGGATGATGAGCCTGGTTTTAATGCGGGTGCGCAAGCTTTGATTAACCAGTATGGTTATATCGGTGATGACGGTAATCCTGCTGGTGGCGGCGGTGTCGGTGGTTACTTCCAGTTCAATAATCAGGATTTCTACAGAGATACCTTTGAACTGGCACTGGATCATGAATTTGAGATCGGCAATGCCTTTCATAACTTGCATGTGGGCTTTAAGTACTCAGAAATTGAAGAAGATCTGAGTCGTTTCTCCAATGGTTGGGGCTCTTTTGAATATATCGGCGGGCTGGAAGAGGCGCCGGATGGTACACCTATATATTATCGCAGTATTACCGAGCGGGTCAGCTTTGGTAGTGGCGTTGATGTTGCGGTACCGTCTATCAGCTCCTCGGCCAAGGCCTATAACCTAGAGATTAATGACACCATTGAGTATCAGGACTTTACCTTTAATGTGGGTGTACTGATCAGTCAGGATGAACTCTACGGTCAGGGCCTACGTCCCAAGTCCGGTACAGTTTCGGGTTACGAGCAGGCGCCGGGTCATAAATACAAGATGTATACGGTGGACTGGCAGGATATGATCCAGCCAAGACTGGGCGTAAGCTGGGAATACGAAGCGGGTAACACCGTATTTGCTAACTTTGCCAGCTATAACCCCGAGGCCAGCTCCTTGGCCCGGGCCGCATCTTGGGACAGATCGGCACTGGCACAACTGGATGTTTATTTCGATGAAGACGGTAATTATATCGATTCCGAGCCAAGAGGCGGTTCATCCGGTAAGGTCTTTGCCGATGATCTTGAGCCCCGGCGTATCGATGAGATTACTATAGGTACTACCAAAGCAGTATCGAATAATCTCTTCTTACGGGCTCATGCCCGTCATCGTAAAGGCACCAATTTCTGGGAAGATATGCCAAATAATGCCCGTTTATACGGTACTTACGGCAACAGTTCTGTACCCGACCATATAGCAGCCAAAGGCTTGTATGTGGATAATCTGGATGCAATCCGCGATGAAATAAGTGGTTCAAGTTATGTGATTGCCGAAGTGGATGGTGGTGAAACCAAATACTGGGAACTCAGTTTGGAAGCGGAATGGCAGGGTGATCGTACCTACCTGAATGCCTCGTACGTCTGGAGCCATTACTACGGTAACTTTGACCAGGACAATACCACTACCACTAATGATGCCAATACCTTTATCGGCTCGTCTTTCTACGGTGACGGCCCGGGTCGTCTGCCCTGGGATAACCGTTACGGTAAGCTCAGAGGCGACAAACCGCATCTGTTTAAGGCCTTTGGTTACTACACCACAGACTGGAATGCCAATATTGGTGCCTATCTGGTGTATCAGTCCGGTCATCCATGGGAAGCCTGGGATGCGACCTATTATGGTTATGCAAGTACAGTGTCGTCTACCAGTCGCTATGGCGAACCGGCGGGTAGTCGTCGCACGGCCAGCCACTGGCAATTGGACTTGAACTATACTCAGGACGTCCGTCTGACAGATACGTTCACAGCGCAGTTCCGGGCCGATTTGTTTAACGTGTTTGACCGCCAGACCGGCTATAATCCGAATCCTTTTGTGACTTCGGAGAATTTTGGCGAATCACGTAATTTCTACAATCCGCGCAGACTGCAATTGTCAGTGGCGGTTGAGTTCTGA
- the pbp4b gene encoding penicillin binding protein PBP4B: MKLEPVFFFLLRPFVLVNILLLTLLVGCTSLPIEQMPSKSYNHRVQFLVMHFTAIDYQRSVNALVKGPYVSSHYLIPERFDDSYPDDELKVLQLVDEQHRAWHAGSSYWQGRNDLNDQSIGIEIVNVPECEREMGHHFSDPFNGNEHGDGRLCIFPDYDPEQIALLVKLSKAILERHPDIGPTQVVGHSDITPSRKNDPGPRFPWYQLYKEGIGAWYDNETVNHYWQQFTKAPPSLGLVQAALRTYGYGIEETGRMDAQTLDTLSAFQMHFLPWHVSGEASDKTAATLFALIDKYFPERLTSLMERYNKEQIAEPEAEFAEPLGQVDSLFPEPEPSERKLVNDRKAFKAYAGEGEIIIDSQDAEFAEIYVNGEQLNIQQPFAPDAQYRYSLARRTRDGTNHLRVENVQPEGASVRVRIPYPVLQPSEGEKYDFSALDSLINSEIEQGYPGAVLLVVKDGQVIKHSAYGYKRLYDDNGGLLPKPQAMSKDTLFDMASNTKMFATNFALMKLMTEGKLSFNDKVSRHIPEFKGQGRAAIRVKDLLTHTAGYGPEVRFFERDNKFGEAFFSQNKARTVELLLHEVPLEIGRGIKPVYSDTGFLLLGVLVERLTNMSLDQYVESQIYEPLGLHNTKFNPLRKGFVKSQFAATEIRGNSRGGRVSFDNIRDYVLQGEVHDEKAYYAMQGVAGHAGLFSDASDMAVLTQVLLNRGGYGEQQVFAPSVLDQFSKASDMDITLGLGWRRAGNGERRWHFGPYASPQAIGHTGWTGTVTVVDPEYDLAIVLLTNRRHTPVVDLEEDLYGFKGDEFELGRYGSIISLIYEAVLSR, encoded by the coding sequence ATGAAATTAGAGCCTGTGTTTTTTTTCCTGTTACGTCCTTTTGTTTTAGTAAATATTCTGTTGCTGACACTACTGGTTGGCTGCACCAGTCTGCCTATCGAGCAGATGCCTTCAAAATCCTACAACCACAGAGTGCAGTTTCTGGTGATGCATTTTACCGCCATTGACTATCAGAGATCGGTGAATGCCCTGGTGAAAGGGCCTTATGTCAGCTCCCATTATCTGATTCCTGAGCGCTTCGATGACAGTTACCCCGACGATGAACTAAAAGTATTGCAACTGGTCGATGAGCAGCACCGGGCCTGGCATGCCGGCAGCAGTTACTGGCAGGGGCGTAATGACCTCAACGATCAGTCGATCGGCATCGAAATCGTCAATGTGCCTGAGTGTGAGCGCGAGATGGGTCACCATTTCAGCGATCCCTTTAATGGCAATGAGCACGGTGACGGAAGGCTGTGTATTTTCCCTGACTATGACCCTGAGCAAATCGCATTGTTGGTGAAGCTGTCAAAAGCGATTCTTGAGCGTCATCCCGATATCGGCCCGACCCAGGTGGTGGGCCACTCGGATATTACCCCCAGCCGTAAAAACGATCCTGGCCCCAGATTCCCCTGGTATCAACTCTATAAAGAGGGGATTGGTGCCTGGTATGACAATGAAACAGTCAACCATTACTGGCAGCAATTTACCAAGGCCCCACCTTCATTAGGTTTAGTACAGGCAGCACTGAGAACCTACGGATATGGTATTGAAGAAACGGGTCGTATGGATGCACAGACACTGGATACTCTGTCTGCCTTTCAGATGCACTTTTTGCCCTGGCATGTCAGTGGTGAGGCCTCGGATAAAACCGCAGCTACCTTGTTTGCCCTGATTGATAAGTATTTCCCTGAACGACTCACGTCATTAATGGAGCGCTACAACAAAGAACAAATAGCCGAACCGGAGGCTGAATTTGCAGAACCACTGGGGCAGGTGGACAGCCTGTTCCCTGAGCCGGAACCCAGTGAGCGCAAGCTGGTGAATGATCGAAAGGCGTTTAAGGCTTATGCAGGCGAGGGCGAGATCATCATCGACAGCCAGGACGCCGAATTTGCAGAAATTTATGTTAACGGTGAGCAGCTTAATATACAGCAGCCTTTTGCGCCTGATGCGCAATACCGTTATTCCCTGGCGCGGCGCACCCGGGACGGAACTAATCATTTGCGCGTCGAAAACGTTCAGCCTGAGGGTGCCAGTGTTCGTGTCAGGATCCCTTACCCGGTACTGCAGCCATCTGAGGGTGAAAAATATGATTTTTCTGCGCTGGATAGTCTGATTAATTCAGAGATCGAACAGGGCTACCCCGGGGCTGTGTTGCTGGTAGTCAAAGATGGGCAGGTAATCAAACATTCTGCCTACGGCTATAAGCGGTTATATGACGATAACGGCGGATTGCTGCCAAAGCCGCAGGCGATGAGCAAAGACACCCTGTTTGATATGGCCTCCAATACCAAAATGTTTGCCACTAACTTCGCGCTGATGAAGCTGATGACAGAGGGTAAGCTGAGTTTTAACGACAAGGTATCCAGGCATATCCCGGAATTTAAGGGCCAGGGCAGAGCTGCGATCCGGGTTAAGGATTTGCTGACCCATACTGCAGGTTACGGGCCGGAAGTGCGCTTTTTCGAAAGGGATAACAAATTTGGAGAAGCCTTCTTCTCTCAGAACAAAGCCAGAACAGTGGAATTATTGCTTCACGAAGTACCACTGGAAATCGGCCGTGGCATTAAGCCCGTTTACAGCGATACCGGCTTTTTACTACTGGGAGTGTTAGTAGAGCGGCTGACCAATATGAGCCTGGATCAGTATGTGGAATCGCAGATTTATGAACCACTGGGGCTGCATAATACCAAGTTTAATCCGCTCAGAAAGGGCTTTGTTAAAAGTCAGTTTGCGGCTACCGAGATTCGTGGCAACAGCCGCGGCGGTCGGGTCAGTTTTGACAACATCCGAGATTATGTGTTGCAGGGTGAAGTGCATGATGAAAAGGCCTATTACGCAATGCAAGGCGTAGCCGGTCACGCAGGATTATTCTCTGATGCCAGTGATATGGCCGTGCTCACTCAGGTGCTGCTGAATCGCGGTGGCTACGGTGAGCAGCAGGTTTTTGCCCCCTCTGTGCTGGATCAGTTCAGCAAAGCCTCGGATATGGATATTACACTGGGACTTGGCTGGCGCCGGGCGGGCAATGGTGAACGCCGCTGGCATTTCGGCCCCTATGCCAGCCCTCAGGCGATCGGCCATACCGGCTGGACGGGCACGGTGACAGTGGTGGACCCGGAGTATGATCTGGCCATTGTGCTTTTGACCAATCGCCGCCATACGCCTGTAGTGGACCTTGAAGAGGACTTGTATGGTTTTAAAGGCGATGAATTTGAGCTTGGCCGTTATGGCAGCATTATTTCGCTGATTTATGAAGCGGTACTTTCTCGTTGA
- a CDS encoding M15 family metallopeptidase produces the protein MMKKYVTGLALIAVMPLAAGPMPEDFVEMNQALPDAIYDIRYYTDNNFVGEPVEGYLEPKCILQQQAAKALQEVATKASEQGLKLKIFDCYRPQRSVAHFMRWAQDLSDIHTKADYYPNLPKDKLVGEYIAERSGHSRGATVDLTLARQDSEGNWQELDMASPFDMFDPLSNTANPTISAEQAANRQLLKELMESAGFSNYAMEWWHYSLVPQPYPDTYFDFPVK, from the coding sequence ATGATGAAAAAGTATGTTACCGGCTTGGCCCTGATCGCAGTAATGCCTTTGGCTGCCGGGCCCATGCCTGAAGATTTTGTGGAAATGAACCAGGCGCTGCCTGATGCCATCTACGATATTCGCTACTATACCGACAACAACTTTGTCGGTGAGCCGGTAGAGGGCTACCTTGAGCCAAAGTGTATTCTGCAGCAACAGGCCGCTAAGGCACTACAGGAGGTCGCGACAAAAGCCTCCGAGCAGGGGCTGAAGCTGAAAATATTTGATTGCTACCGGCCTCAGCGTTCTGTGGCTCATTTTATGCGTTGGGCGCAGGACTTATCCGACATCCATACCAAAGCCGATTACTATCCTAATTTACCTAAAGATAAACTGGTAGGGGAGTACATTGCCGAGCGCTCCGGTCACAGCCGTGGTGCCACGGTGGATCTGACTCTGGCCAGACAGGATAGTGAAGGCAACTGGCAGGAGCTGGATATGGCCTCGCCTTTCGATATGTTTGATCCGTTGTCAAATACGGCGAATCCGACTATCAGTGCTGAGCAGGCGGCTAACCGGCAACTATTGAAAGAGTTAATGGAAAGCGCAGGGTTCAGCAACTATGCAATGGAATGGTGGCATTACTCCTTAGTGCCCCAGCCTTACCCCGATACCTACTTTGATTTCCCGGTGAAATAA